A region of Micromonospora sp. WMMD882 DNA encodes the following proteins:
- a CDS encoding RloB family protein, translating into MTKRRADPSSTGRTRTARETDLRRRPGVREQRKTVLAVTNGESTERAYLEALRLEPWLRQRLVVVVEKGSPVDAVRAAARRRDDNDFDQAYVVCDVDQYPVAPPTNEARTHDVSLLWSNPCFEVWLILHHVGCSHLDNARKARDLLRRHVKDWDKTKLRFDDFREGVTDAVGRAQKLGAPPDANPSTGVWQLVDALR; encoded by the coding sequence ATGACGAAGCGACGAGCTGACCCCTCCAGCACCGGCCGCACCCGCACCGCCCGGGAAACCGATCTCCGCCGCAGGCCCGGCGTCCGGGAACAGCGCAAGACGGTGCTCGCCGTGACCAACGGGGAGTCCACGGAACGCGCCTACCTTGAGGCGCTCCGCCTGGAGCCGTGGCTCCGGCAGCGCCTGGTCGTGGTCGTCGAGAAGGGATCACCCGTCGACGCGGTACGCGCCGCCGCCCGCCGCCGCGACGACAACGACTTCGACCAGGCGTACGTGGTCTGCGACGTGGACCAGTATCCGGTCGCCCCGCCGACGAACGAGGCACGGACGCACGACGTCAGCCTGCTCTGGTCGAACCCCTGCTTCGAGGTGTGGCTGATCCTGCACCACGTCGGCTGTTCCCATCTGGACAACGCCAGGAAGGCCAGGGATCTGTTGCGGCGTCATGTCAAGGACTGGGACAAGACGAAGTTACGATTCGACGACTTCCGCGAAGGCGTCACGGACGCTGTCGGTCGGGCCCAGAAGCTCGGGGCGCCACCGGACGCCAACCCCTCGACCGGCGTCTGGCAACTGGTCGACGCGCTACGTTGA
- a CDS encoding nucleotide pyrophosphohydrolase translates to MTSGGDTGLAGLAETLRHFAEERDWQQFHTPKNLAMALAGEVGELLAEFQWLTPDESARVMTDPEHGARVRAELGDVVIYLTRLADLLGVDLVEAATDKLAEAARRYPAETARGTATRARHA, encoded by the coding sequence ATGACGAGTGGTGGTGACACCGGGTTGGCCGGGCTTGCCGAGACGCTGCGACACTTCGCGGAGGAACGGGACTGGCAGCAGTTCCACACCCCGAAGAACCTCGCCATGGCGCTGGCCGGCGAGGTGGGGGAACTGCTGGCCGAGTTCCAGTGGCTGACCCCGGACGAGTCGGCCCGGGTGATGACCGACCCGGAGCACGGGGCCCGGGTCCGCGCCGAGCTCGGCGACGTGGTGATCTACCTGACCCGGCTGGCCGACCTGCTCGGCGTCGACCTGGTCGAGGCGGCCACCGACAAGCTCGCCGAGGCCGCCCGCCGCTACCCGGCGGAAACCGCCCGGGGTACGGCGACCAGGGCTCGCCACGCGTGA
- a CDS encoding PadR family transcriptional regulator, whose translation MIATAGGVDDSAERQAQLLRGCLDMCLLALLAAEPAHGYELVHRLDTAGFGPVSYGTVYPLITRLHRLGLVANARQPSPNGPPRKVYRLTDTGHDRLRAWRAQWFQFAGVVNGTLAARPPKPGDDHEHAHTGS comes from the coding sequence ATGATAGCGACGGCGGGTGGGGTGGACGATTCGGCCGAGCGGCAGGCCCAGCTCCTGCGCGGCTGCCTGGACATGTGCCTGCTGGCGCTGCTCGCCGCCGAGCCGGCGCACGGCTACGAGCTGGTCCACCGGCTCGACACCGCCGGATTCGGCCCGGTCAGCTACGGCACCGTCTACCCGCTGATCACCCGACTGCACCGGTTGGGGCTGGTCGCCAACGCCCGGCAACCCAGCCCCAACGGGCCGCCCCGCAAGGTCTACCGGCTCACCGACACCGGCCACGACCGGCTGCGCGCCTGGCGTGCGCAGTGGTTCCAGTTCGCGGGCGTCGTGAACGGGACCCTCGCCGCCCGGCCCCCGAAACCAGGAGACGACCATGAGCACGCCCACACAGGCAGTTGA
- a CDS encoding glycoside hydrolase family 2 protein, which translates to MSEPHGGASTWNALHDGWTLRVVPHPQVPATVAGATVPATVPGCVHTDLLAAGLIPDPYLDDNETGLAWIGRTDWVYETTFDRPPGTPDRIDLACAGLDTVATLTLNGVVIGRTENMHRGHRFDVGALLRDQGNHLAVRFDSAYRYAEAHRDRLGDRPNAYPEPFQFIRKMACNFGWDWGPTLVTAGIWQDIGLHAWSTARLAQARPLVTVADGVGVVELHVAVERTSDVPLVVRAAVGGSTAEAVVAAGERTAVLTVTVDDPELWWPRGYGDQHRYDLAVSLLDADGTPLDGHARRIGFRTVRLDTTPDPYGSAFALVVNDVPVFVRGVNWIPDDVFPHRVTRDRLAHRFGQATDANVNLLRVWGGGRYESDDFYDLADEHGLLVQQDFLFACAAYPEEAPFRSEVEAEAREQVTRLAGHPSLALWTGNNENIWGWHDWDWQEALAGRTWGRGYYLDLLPAVVAELDPTRPYWPGSPWSGREEIHPNDLAHGTTHIWDVWNTDDYTRYREYVPRFVAEFGYQAPPAYATLRRALSDEPLAPDSPGMAHHQKAADGDLKLRRGLDAHLPAPADFDEWHYLTQVNQARAIALGVEHFRAHRGVCMGTIVWQLNDCWPVTSWSAVDGDGRRKPLWYALRHAYADRLLTVQPRAGGLALVAVNDGGRPWRATATVTRHALTGDLQAKTAYDLNVPPHAVVELPLPPELASPGDAARELLVAEAGDTAERALWFFAEDRDVPWPPSAYDATVTSFDDGVRVQVTARTILRDLVLAADRLDPAAEVDRALVTLLPGESVTFTVHARRPLDPNALTTRPVLRAVN; encoded by the coding sequence TTGAGCGAGCCACACGGGGGAGCTTCGACCTGGAACGCCCTGCACGACGGCTGGACCCTGCGGGTGGTACCCCACCCGCAGGTTCCCGCGACGGTGGCGGGCGCGACCGTCCCCGCCACCGTCCCCGGCTGCGTGCACACCGACCTGCTGGCCGCCGGTCTGATCCCCGACCCGTACCTCGACGACAACGAGACCGGGCTGGCCTGGATCGGCCGGACCGACTGGGTGTACGAGACCACCTTCGACCGACCGCCGGGGACGCCCGACCGGATCGACCTGGCCTGCGCCGGGCTGGACACGGTCGCCACGCTCACCCTCAACGGCGTCGTGATCGGCCGTACCGAGAACATGCACCGCGGCCACCGGTTCGACGTCGGGGCGCTGCTGCGCGACCAGGGCAACCACCTCGCGGTCCGGTTCGACTCCGCCTACCGGTACGCCGAGGCGCACCGGGACCGGCTCGGCGACCGGCCCAACGCGTACCCGGAGCCGTTCCAGTTCATCCGCAAGATGGCCTGCAACTTCGGCTGGGACTGGGGCCCCACCCTGGTCACCGCCGGGATCTGGCAGGACATCGGCCTGCACGCCTGGTCCACCGCCCGGCTGGCCCAGGCGCGCCCGCTGGTCACCGTCGCCGACGGCGTCGGCGTCGTCGAGCTGCACGTGGCGGTCGAACGGACCTCCGACGTACCGCTCGTGGTGCGGGCCGCCGTCGGCGGCTCGACCGCCGAGGCGGTCGTCGCGGCCGGGGAGCGCACGGCCGTGCTCACCGTCACCGTCGACGACCCCGAGCTGTGGTGGCCCCGGGGGTACGGCGACCAGCACCGCTACGACCTGGCCGTGTCCCTGCTCGACGCCGACGGCACGCCGCTGGACGGCCACGCCCGGCGGATCGGCTTCCGGACGGTCCGGCTGGACACCACCCCCGACCCGTACGGCTCGGCGTTCGCCCTGGTCGTCAACGACGTGCCGGTCTTCGTCCGGGGCGTCAACTGGATCCCCGACGACGTCTTCCCCCACCGGGTCACCCGGGACCGGCTGGCCCACCGGTTCGGGCAGGCGACCGACGCCAACGTCAACCTGCTGCGCGTTTGGGGCGGCGGCCGGTACGAGTCCGACGACTTCTACGACCTCGCCGACGAGCACGGTCTCCTCGTCCAGCAGGACTTCCTCTTCGCCTGCGCGGCGTACCCGGAGGAGGCGCCGTTCCGGAGCGAGGTCGAGGCGGAGGCGCGCGAGCAGGTGACCCGGCTCGCCGGCCACCCGTCGCTGGCGCTGTGGACCGGCAACAACGAGAACATCTGGGGCTGGCACGACTGGGACTGGCAGGAGGCGCTCGCCGGGCGCACCTGGGGGCGGGGCTACTACCTCGACCTGCTGCCCGCGGTCGTCGCCGAGCTGGACCCGACCCGCCCGTACTGGCCGGGCAGCCCGTGGTCGGGCCGCGAGGAGATCCACCCGAACGACCTGGCGCACGGCACCACGCACATCTGGGACGTCTGGAACACCGACGACTACACCAGGTACCGGGAGTACGTGCCCCGGTTCGTGGCCGAGTTCGGCTACCAGGCGCCGCCCGCGTACGCGACGCTGCGTCGGGCGTTGTCGGACGAGCCGCTCGCCCCGGACTCGCCCGGCATGGCCCACCACCAGAAGGCCGCCGACGGTGACCTGAAGCTCCGGCGCGGGCTGGACGCGCACCTGCCCGCCCCGGCCGACTTCGACGAGTGGCACTACCTGACGCAGGTCAACCAGGCGCGGGCCATCGCGCTCGGGGTGGAGCACTTCCGCGCCCACCGGGGCGTCTGCATGGGCACGATCGTCTGGCAGCTCAACGACTGCTGGCCGGTCACCTCCTGGTCCGCCGTGGACGGCGACGGCCGGCGCAAACCCCTGTGGTACGCGCTGCGCCACGCGTACGCCGACCGGCTGCTGACCGTGCAGCCCCGCGCCGGCGGGCTGGCCCTGGTGGCGGTCAACGACGGCGGTAGGCCGTGGCGGGCCACCGCCACCGTCACCCGGCACGCCCTCACCGGCGACCTCCAGGCGAAGACGGCGTACGACCTGAATGTGCCGCCGCACGCGGTGGTGGAGTTGCCGTTGCCGCCGGAGCTGGCGTCGCCCGGGGACGCCGCCCGGGAGCTGCTGGTCGCCGAGGCCGGCGACACCGCCGAGCGGGCCCTGTGGTTCTTCGCCGAGGACAGGGACGTCCCCTGGCCGCCGTCGGCCTACGACGCCACCGTCACGTCGTTCGACGACGGCGTACGCGTCCAGGTCACCGCCCGCACCATCCTCCGCGACCTGGTGCTGGCGGCGGACCGCCTGGACCCGGCCGCCGAGGTGGACCGGGCCCTGGTCACCCTGCTGCCCGGCGAGTCGGTGACCTTCACCGTGCACGCCCGACGCCCGCTCGACCCGAACGCCCTCACCACCCGCCCGGTGCTGCGCGCGGTCAACTGA
- a CDS encoding carbohydrate ABC transporter permease, translating to MSGSRRHAALAGRAPQSTPGSVWNYLFLSVVIAFSAFPLYWMFVIATNTDEALAKIPPQVVPGGELVTNLREVFSMQDVFFLQSLGNSVIVSSVVTASVLFFCALAGFAFAKLRFKGRNALMIMVILTMTVPNQLGVVALYILMGYLPGEGGWNGTLLAVIVPGLVTAFGVFYMRQFILDAVPDELVEAARIDGATTMRIFWSVVVPAVRPAMAVLGLLTFVATWNEFQWPLITLGGTDYPTSMVALSDLASGNYVLYRRVLAGALVATLPLLVMLVIGGRQIVRGIMEGAVKS from the coding sequence ATGAGCGGCTCGCGGCGGCACGCGGCGTTGGCGGGGCGGGCGCCGCAGAGCACCCCCGGCAGCGTGTGGAACTACCTCTTCCTGAGCGTGGTCATCGCGTTCTCGGCGTTCCCGCTGTACTGGATGTTCGTGATCGCGACGAACACCGACGAGGCGCTGGCGAAGATCCCGCCGCAGGTGGTGCCCGGCGGGGAGCTGGTGACGAACCTGCGGGAGGTCTTCTCCATGCAGGACGTCTTCTTCCTCCAGTCGCTCGGCAACAGCGTGATCGTGTCGTCCGTGGTGACCGCCTCGGTGCTGTTCTTCTGCGCGCTGGCCGGGTTCGCCTTCGCCAAGCTGCGCTTCAAGGGCCGCAACGCGCTGATGATCATGGTGATCCTGACCATGACCGTGCCGAACCAGCTCGGCGTGGTCGCCCTCTACATCCTGATGGGGTACCTGCCCGGTGAGGGCGGGTGGAACGGCACCCTGCTCGCGGTGATCGTGCCCGGTCTGGTCACCGCGTTCGGGGTGTTCTACATGCGGCAGTTCATCCTGGACGCGGTGCCCGACGAGCTGGTCGAGGCGGCCCGGATCGACGGGGCCACCACCATGCGGATCTTCTGGAGCGTGGTCGTGCCGGCGGTCCGCCCGGCGATGGCCGTGCTCGGCCTGCTCACCTTCGTCGCCACCTGGAACGAGTTCCAGTGGCCGCTGATCACGCTGGGCGGCACCGACTACCCGACCTCGATGGTCGCCCTGTCCGACCTGGCCAGCGGCAACTACGTGCTGTACCGGCGGGTGCTGGCCGGCGCGCTGGTCGCCACCCTGCCGCTGCTGGTGATGCTGGTCATCGGCGGCCGACAGATCGTCCGCGGAATCATGGAAGGCGCGGTGAAATCTTGA
- a CDS encoding sugar ABC transporter permease: MSPTRAAPTAPRPAADPDPGRSRPPSAWRDRLYRFDVRYLPYLLIAPFFLLFAVFGLFPIVFNGVVALRTWRLDDPSLDGWAGLGNFARLVDDGDFWNALYNTFGIFLLSTVPQLLLALVVASLLNRKLRAQTWFRVGVLLPYITPVTASTLIFTVVFARDTGIANWALSLLGIGETEPIDWRATKWASWIAIATMVNWKWIGYNALLYLAAMQAIPRDVYEAAAVDGAGPWRQLWRITVPMIRPVVIFTVVLSTIGGLQLFTEPMLFEANSAAATGGADGEWQTIAQLIYKVGWRDLNLGYAAAMSWALFLIILIVAAVNALITNRLGGGRR; this comes from the coding sequence ATGTCCCCCACCCGCGCCGCCCCCACGGCGCCCCGACCCGCCGCCGACCCCGACCCGGGCCGGTCCCGCCCGCCGTCGGCCTGGCGCGACCGGCTGTACCGGTTCGACGTGCGTTACCTGCCGTACCTGCTGATCGCCCCGTTCTTCCTGCTCTTCGCGGTGTTCGGGCTGTTCCCGATCGTGTTCAACGGGGTCGTCGCGCTGCGCACCTGGCGGCTCGACGACCCGAGCCTGGACGGCTGGGCCGGGCTGGGCAACTTCGCCCGCCTGGTCGACGACGGCGACTTCTGGAACGCGCTCTACAACACGTTCGGCATCTTCCTGCTCTCCACCGTCCCGCAGTTGCTGCTCGCGCTGGTGGTCGCGTCGCTGCTGAACCGGAAGCTGCGCGCGCAGACCTGGTTCCGGGTGGGGGTGCTGCTGCCGTACATCACCCCGGTGACCGCCTCCACGCTGATCTTCACGGTGGTGTTCGCCCGGGACACCGGCATCGCCAACTGGGCGCTGTCGCTGCTGGGCATCGGCGAGACCGAGCCGATCGACTGGCGGGCCACGAAGTGGGCGTCCTGGATCGCCATCGCCACCATGGTCAACTGGAAGTGGATCGGCTACAACGCCCTGCTCTACCTGGCCGCGATGCAGGCCATCCCGCGTGACGTGTACGAGGCGGCGGCGGTCGACGGGGCCGGCCCGTGGCGGCAGTTGTGGCGGATCACCGTACCGATGATCCGGCCGGTGGTGATCTTCACGGTGGTGCTGTCCACCATCGGCGGCCTGCAACTGTTCACCGAGCCGATGCTCTTCGAGGCGAACTCGGCGGCGGCCACCGGCGGCGCGGACGGCGAGTGGCAGACCATCGCCCAGCTCATCTACAAGGTCGGCTGGCGGGACCTCAACCTCGGGTACGCGGCGGCGATGTCCTGGGCGCTGTTCCTGATCATCCTGATCGTCGCGGCGGTCAACGCCCTGATCACCAACCGCCTGGGCGGAGGCAGGCGATGA
- a CDS encoding extracellular solute-binding protein, with amino-acid sequence MRASWSRFARVLSVGAVSLVLVTACSGNSGGDSSGEAGGTVTLKINFWGDFGLDELKSTYEAANPNVKIVLNTGEYNAQHEDLQKKLIAGSGAPDIAAIDEGFVVQFRGQADKFVNLLDKGAGTYEQKYLPWKWKQTLTADGKTQIGLGTDVGGLAMCYRTDLFAAAGLPTERDQVSALWPTWDKFIETGQRYVANSDGKKFVDAATNIFNPVLGQQPVGLYDESDTLRMDGGPKVAFDVAAKAIAANLSANLTAFSPEWNAGFVKGNFAVLACPAWMQGHIKNTAPQTEGKWDVAAIPGGGGNWGGSFLTIPKQGRNVDEAYKFLEWLIQPEQQIEIFKQVGNLPSQPALYQDPAIRDFTNPFFSNAPVGQIFSRTAENLTPQYLGRKNGPTRVAVENVLGRLSTGNLKGKPDQAWAEAVKEAEKAANA; translated from the coding sequence ATGAGAGCGTCCTGGTCCCGCTTCGCCCGAGTGCTCTCGGTGGGCGCGGTCAGCCTGGTGCTGGTGACGGCGTGCAGCGGCAACAGCGGTGGTGACAGCTCCGGGGAGGCCGGTGGCACGGTCACCCTCAAAATCAACTTCTGGGGTGACTTCGGCCTCGACGAGCTGAAGTCGACGTACGAGGCCGCCAACCCCAACGTCAAGATCGTGCTCAACACGGGTGAGTACAACGCCCAGCACGAGGACCTCCAGAAGAAGCTGATCGCCGGCAGCGGCGCGCCCGACATCGCCGCCATCGACGAGGGCTTCGTCGTCCAGTTCCGGGGGCAGGCCGACAAGTTCGTCAACCTGCTCGACAAGGGCGCCGGCACGTACGAGCAGAAGTACCTGCCGTGGAAGTGGAAGCAGACGCTCACCGCGGACGGGAAGACCCAGATCGGCCTCGGCACCGACGTCGGCGGCCTGGCCATGTGCTACCGCACCGACCTGTTCGCCGCCGCCGGCCTGCCCACCGAACGCGACCAGGTCTCCGCCCTCTGGCCCACCTGGGACAAGTTCATCGAGACCGGCCAGCGGTACGTGGCCAACAGCGACGGCAAGAAGTTCGTCGACGCGGCCACCAACATCTTCAACCCGGTCCTCGGGCAGCAGCCGGTCGGCCTCTACGACGAGTCCGACACGCTGAGGATGGACGGCGGCCCGAAGGTCGCGTTCGACGTCGCCGCCAAGGCCATCGCCGCGAACCTCTCGGCCAACCTGACCGCGTTCTCGCCCGAGTGGAACGCCGGCTTCGTCAAGGGCAACTTCGCCGTCCTGGCCTGCCCGGCCTGGATGCAGGGGCACATCAAGAACACCGCACCGCAGACCGAGGGCAAGTGGGACGTGGCCGCGATCCCCGGCGGCGGCGGCAACTGGGGCGGCTCCTTCCTGACCATCCCCAAGCAGGGCAGGAACGTCGACGAGGCGTACAAGTTCCTGGAGTGGCTGATCCAGCCGGAGCAGCAGATCGAGATCTTCAAGCAGGTCGGCAACCTGCCGTCCCAGCCGGCGCTCTACCAGGACCCGGCGATCCGGGACTTCACCAACCCGTTCTTCAGCAACGCCCCGGTCGGGCAGATCTTCTCCAGGACGGCGGAGAACCTGACCCCGCAGTACCTGGGCAGGAAGAACGGCCCCACCCGGGTCGCCGTGGAGAACGTCCTCGGTCGGCTCTCCACCGGCAACCTCAAGGGCAAGCCCGACCAGGCCTGGGCCGAGGCGGTCAAGGAAGCCGAGAAGGCCGCGAACGCCTGA
- a CDS encoding LacI family DNA-binding transcriptional regulator, which produces MKRPTIADVARRAGVSKGAVSYALNGQRGVSEATRQRIIAIAEEIGFRPSSAARALSGATARAVGLALCRPARILGLEPFFMELISGVEAELSARSYALTLQVVADQAAEIAVYRRWWAERRVDGVLVCDLRLDDGRVPALEELRLPAVVIGGPGHTGDLASVWSDESAALVEAVEYLVALGHRRIARVGGLPDLLHTRIRAEAFERVCRRLDLVDAVTASADYSGEEGARVTRRLLSSANRPTAVIYDNDVMAIAGLSVAQEMGLTVPGDLSIVAWDDSPLCQLVHPPLTALSRDIPAYGSHAARRLLAAIAGETVTAFQDETAHLTPRGSTAPPRGR; this is translated from the coding sequence GTGAAGCGGCCGACCATCGCCGACGTCGCCCGGCGGGCCGGGGTCTCCAAGGGCGCGGTGTCCTACGCGCTCAACGGTCAACGCGGCGTCTCCGAGGCCACCCGGCAGCGCATCATCGCCATCGCCGAGGAGATCGGCTTCCGGCCCAGCAGCGCCGCCCGCGCGCTGTCCGGGGCCACCGCCAGGGCGGTCGGGCTGGCCCTGTGCCGGCCCGCCCGGATCCTCGGCCTGGAACCCTTCTTCATGGAGCTGATCAGCGGCGTCGAGGCCGAGCTCTCCGCCCGCTCGTACGCGCTGACCCTCCAGGTGGTCGCCGACCAGGCCGCCGAGATCGCCGTCTACCGGCGCTGGTGGGCCGAACGGCGGGTCGACGGGGTGCTCGTCTGCGACCTGCGGCTCGACGACGGGCGGGTCCCGGCGCTGGAGGAGCTGCGGCTGCCCGCGGTGGTGATCGGCGGCCCGGGGCACACCGGCGACCTGGCCAGCGTCTGGTCCGACGAGTCCGCCGCGCTGGTGGAGGCGGTGGAGTACCTGGTCGCCCTCGGGCACCGCCGGATCGCCCGGGTCGGCGGTCTGCCCGACCTGCTGCACACCCGGATCCGCGCCGAGGCGTTCGAGCGGGTGTGCCGCCGGCTCGACCTGGTCGACGCGGTGACCGCCTCCGCCGACTACTCCGGCGAGGAGGGGGCCCGCGTCACCCGACGCCTGCTCAGCTCCGCCAACCGGCCCACCGCGGTGATCTACGACAACGACGTGATGGCGATCGCCGGTCTGTCGGTGGCGCAGGAGATGGGCCTCACCGTCCCCGGCGACCTCTCCATCGTGGCGTGGGACGACTCCCCGCTCTGCCAGCTCGTGCACCCGCCGCTGACCGCGCTCAGCCGGGACATCCCCGCGTACGGGTCACACGCCGCCCGACGCCTGCTGGCCGCCATCGCCGGCGAGACGGTCACCGCCTTCCAGGACGAGACCGCGCACCTGACCCCCCGCGGCAGCACCGCCCCGCCCCGGGGCCGGTGA
- a CDS encoding 2-hydroxyacid dehydrogenase — protein MKVWIPHETGRALLGDLPGLTVEVAESPDRLPSDPAGVRFWVPPFLSAGDVTGLAGKLPDLAVVQLLSAGADAWVGRLPAGVTLCDARGVHDSATAEWVVTAILSRLRGFDTLARAQGRSEWAYDEVVPTDELAGKRVLIVGAGSIGAALRARLAPFEVGFTMVARTARPDEGVHGVDELPALLPDADVVVLLVPLTGATRGLVDAAFLAALSDGALLVNAARGPVARTDALVAELRTGRISAALDVTDPEPLPADHPLWGLPNVLLTPHVAGSVRGLLPRAYRLVGAQLARFTAGEPLRNVVTDGY, from the coding sequence GTGAAGGTATGGATCCCGCACGAGACCGGCCGCGCTCTCCTGGGTGACCTGCCCGGGCTGACCGTCGAGGTGGCCGAGAGCCCGGACCGGCTGCCCTCCGACCCCGCCGGGGTGCGGTTCTGGGTGCCGCCGTTCCTGTCCGCCGGTGACGTCACCGGGCTGGCCGGCAAACTGCCCGACCTGGCCGTGGTGCAGTTGCTCAGCGCGGGGGCGGACGCCTGGGTCGGCCGGCTGCCGGCCGGGGTGACCCTCTGTGACGCCCGGGGGGTGCACGACTCGGCCACCGCCGAGTGGGTGGTCACCGCGATCCTGTCCCGGCTGCGCGGGTTCGACACCCTGGCCCGCGCGCAGGGCCGGAGCGAGTGGGCGTACGACGAGGTGGTACCCACCGACGAGCTGGCCGGCAAGCGGGTGCTGATCGTCGGCGCCGGCTCGATCGGGGCGGCGCTGCGGGCCCGGCTCGCCCCGTTCGAGGTGGGCTTCACCATGGTCGCCCGGACCGCCCGGCCCGACGAGGGCGTGCACGGCGTCGACGAGTTGCCCGCGCTGCTGCCCGACGCGGACGTGGTGGTGCTGCTGGTGCCGTTGACCGGGGCGACCCGGGGACTTGTCGACGCGGCCTTCCTCGCCGCGCTGTCGGACGGCGCGTTGCTGGTCAACGCGGCCCGTGGGCCGGTGGCCCGGACGGACGCGCTGGTGGCGGAGCTGCGCACCGGGCGGATCTCCGCCGCGCTGGACGTCACCGACCCGGAGCCGTTGCCGGCCGACCACCCTCTCTGGGGGCTGCCGAACGTGCTGCTCACCCCGCACGTGGCCGGCTCGGTGCGCGGGCTGCTGCCCCGGGCGTACCGGCTGGTGGGCGCGCAACTGGCCCGGTTCACGGCGGGTGAGCCGCTGCGGAACGTGGTGACCGACGGCTACTGA
- a CDS encoding PQQ-dependent sugar dehydrogenase, with protein sequence MSARAPYPRIGRLRATAAASTAALLLAAAGCSLGEPEPDPAGEPPNLPTPSASASSDAGQQVVTTVLAKGLRVPWAIAFLPDGGALVTERDNGRILQVGPESGPDGLTVTPVQTIADVEASGEGGLLGVAVSPGYATDKTVYAYYSTERDNRIVRFTLGGAPTPVLTGIPVAGIHNGGGLAFGPDWFLYASTGDGGNRPLSQDTKSLGGKILRITPDGKPAPGNPFPDSPIWSYGHRNVQGIAWDAGKRMYGVEFGQNTWDEVNLIVKGGNYGWPEVEGRADNRRYRDPMVQWGTGEASCSGAAVVERLLVAACLRGERLWLVELTDEGAVLGQPRELLTGQYGRLRAVAAAPDGSLWVSTSNHDGRGDPDPEDDRLLRIVFAGGGAGKS encoded by the coding sequence ATGAGCGCCCGTGCCCCGTACCCACGCATCGGCCGCCTCCGCGCGACGGCGGCGGCCTCCACCGCCGCCCTGCTGCTGGCCGCCGCCGGGTGCAGCCTCGGCGAGCCGGAGCCCGATCCGGCCGGCGAGCCACCGAACCTGCCCACCCCGTCGGCCAGCGCGTCCTCCGACGCCGGGCAGCAGGTGGTGACCACGGTGCTGGCCAAGGGGCTGCGGGTGCCGTGGGCGATCGCCTTCCTGCCCGACGGCGGCGCGCTGGTCACCGAGCGGGACAACGGCCGGATCCTCCAGGTCGGCCCGGAGTCCGGCCCCGACGGCCTCACGGTCACCCCGGTGCAGACCATCGCGGACGTCGAGGCGTCCGGCGAGGGTGGGCTGCTCGGCGTCGCGGTCTCCCCCGGCTACGCCACCGACAAGACGGTGTACGCGTACTACTCCACCGAGCGGGACAACCGCATCGTCAGGTTCACCCTCGGCGGCGCCCCCACCCCGGTGCTGACCGGCATCCCGGTCGCCGGCATCCACAACGGCGGCGGGCTGGCCTTCGGCCCGGACTGGTTCCTCTACGCCAGCACCGGTGACGGCGGCAACCGTCCGCTGTCGCAGGACACGAAGAGCCTCGGCGGCAAGATCCTGCGGATCACCCCGGACGGGAAACCGGCCCCCGGCAACCCCTTCCCGGATTCCCCCATCTGGTCGTACGGGCACCGCAACGTGCAGGGCATCGCCTGGGACGCCGGCAAACGGATGTACGGGGTGGAGTTCGGCCAGAACACCTGGGACGAGGTCAACCTGATCGTCAAGGGCGGCAACTACGGCTGGCCGGAGGTCGAGGGGCGGGCCGACAACCGCCGCTACCGCGACCCCATGGTGCAGTGGGGCACCGGTGAGGCGTCCTGCTCGGGCGCGGCGGTGGTGGAACGGCTGCTGGTCGCCGCCTGCCTGCGCGGGGAGCGGCTCTGGCTGGTCGAGCTGACCGACGAAGGCGCCGTCCTCGGCCAGCCCCGGGAGCTGCTCACCGGCCAGTACGGTCGGTTGCGGGCGGTGGCCGCCGCGCCGGACGGCTCGCTCTGGGTGAGCACCTCCAACCACGACGGGCGGGGTGACCCGGACCCGGAGGACGACCGCCTGCTCCGGATCGTCTTCGCCGGGGGCGGCGCCGGAAAGAGCTGA